TGAAACTCACGTAGGCAACATCACGTCATCTGCattaaaaaagcttttttttcttagacGCCGACTCTGCTCCGCGCCACCTAAAACGAAACTGCTAGCCTATACTACTCTGGTTCAGCCAATCCTAGAATATGCCATAATTGCTTGGTTTCCTCACAATAAGAAACTTTTATCACAACTAGAAGCTGTTCAACTTAAGGCAATGAGGTTTGTATTCAACAAATACACACGAACTGATTCGCCAACAGAGATGATAAATAAAGCCAGTTTACGAACTATTGAAAACAGAGAGAAACTGGCAAGACTAAAGTTTTTGTTCCAATGTCTGAATGGCCACATTAAAATTGATACATATAAGTTCATTTCTTTAACCACCACCAGACCAACCCGACATAAGCGCTCCCGAATGCTGGACGAATTCACAGCCAACTTAAACTGTTTTAAATATTCATATTTTCCACTTGTAACTAGGGAATGGAATAATTTAGACAAAGAAATCACTGACACTGAGTCTTTAAACAGTTTTGTATCCATATTAGAAAAAGTATTGTTAGCATCTCAGTTAAATTAACTACTATTACTTTTTTTCGCTAAAAAATAATCTCTTGGCATGTTATCTCTGTTACCCGGCCAGTAATACTAATGTCTACGCAGAGTACTTGTTTTATGTATGGCGATTTTATTTGTTGTGATTATGTATACTCTGTGTACTTTTCCTTTGTTTCCCAATTGAAAACATCAAGTAATCCGTGTAATGTTGCACCATGTTATGAGAATCACCCTAGTGACGATGGACTGGTATGAAGGCAACTCAAGTTGTCGTCCTCAGCATAACTACCATGCGGCACCTTTTTCATTGCAATGCTTATGACACTTGTTTCCGGATAATGCCAGTACCGTTGCTTCCATCCAATATTTATCTGTAGAATCGTATTGCCTTAGGACTCTGAGGGCTTATTTAGGCGTTTATACTCGTCAGGGCTTTGGCACTTATGTGAAATTTTTTACTGTGTAGCGGTGCCTGCAGATGCTTCAATAATCTGCTGTTCTTCAGCTTTAAGGTACTTTAAATTGAGGAGACATGCTGTCATGCTATCTTGTCATGCTAtctaatgcgttagcattcttacgGTACCTCACACGCTTTCCAGGGGCCAACTATCTGTCTATGTATGCATGTTTGTATCTAATCATTTTCCTGattacctgggtcactgggtagtctgtGGACGAATGAGTACCTagtgcattgggctgctgtgctgatggTACAGGATTCGAAATCAATCATTACAAACTTTTCTTTGCTGCTCTGTAGTTTGTATATGTTTGTATGTTATTATCAAAGAAATGACAGTATTATCTTCTCCGTAGTTACCTTTTAAAAACTTCGCGATTTTATTTGACTGAGGCGGTAGCCCATGATATCACTACAGTCCACGTCCTCTCACCTTAGTAAGTTTTATAGTTTAAAACTTTTATTGGTGAATGTTTGTTCAGATTTCACTTACCTGTTCAATGGGAAATCATATATGTAAATACTATTAAGGAAATCCAACAGGACAACTAGTTGTGCTTTGTTTCATGTTTTCTGATATCCCCCTCAAGGCACTGGACAGGCAACATGCTCATTATTAACACTAGCATCTGTGCGTTCTGATTTTGACATTCCGTAATTGCAGTTTTGTTTTCATCATGCAGGATCAAGGCGTCCATCCTCTCCCAACAACTACCTATGTTGCAGCACAGATGCCTCCACCGCTGTGACTTCTGTGAATTTAAAACTAGAAAATTGTTCTTCCTGAATACACGCATAAGGGTCCACACAGGCTAGAAACCATTTCAGTGCCCCTCATGCCTTCAGTCTTTTGTGAAAAGCAGCAACCTCAAGAGACATTTGCACATCCACACGGGACCATATCACTGCACCATCTGCTCCAAGTCCTTTGTACAGGCCGATAACTTGAGAACACATCTGAAAACCATAATGGCACACAGTAGACAGCAGTGACATTGGTGTACTATTTTGGATAAATGTAGTCTGAATGTGAAATCTACATAGTACGTGTGCAGTATACTGTGTGGTGGTGTGCGTTGCGAAGGGGCCACAAGTTTTGCTATGTTTTGGCATATGTTGAACTGCAAAGAAATTTGTTGTAGTGACACTGCTTGCATTACAGTAACGATATTTATGCAGTATGCCTGTATGGGAAAGCTCAACAAAGTTATAAGATATCATTCATCAACTATGCCTTGAGAACAGTTGTGTTTGTAGTAAAAATAGCCATGATAAGTTCTGAATGTATAGCCAATTATTGGGGCTGCTTGGTCACCTCGAAACTTACTGCTGCATAAATGAACATTCTTGTGAGTTTCATGATCTTGGTAATCCTTTGAGACGCCAGTTGGTTGTGTTGATTGAAAGCctactttcaccgcatttcttacatcttcataaCCTTAAAGAgcttacagctgcagaatagattaggagttttccgttgtttagtgagttttgtcaagtttacggAATGTGGAATCTATGCGAAAACTCACTGCAGGAACGTAAGATATGCAAACATcgactatttcatgtctaccaggcttgaaaagcacctctCCAGCCACTCGAAAATGATGACTGGCGCAACACATTGTAAAAATCAATGAAAGAAGTAAACCTGCTATCTACAATGACATACTCACCGCCAAGCAaaatacccaaccatctaccttcatactccttttactaaaacaatttgcttGTGTAATTCAAGCTTGCAGCATTATTTAAATCTGAAAGATTTCAAGCAGAGTGTCGGAATGGAACGAAAACAAAAGCGAAACAAAGATTTTattgaccggaacgaaaacgtaaccgaaacgttctttattattttgtttcggagtgaaaccgaaatattttgTATCCCTTTTCATTTAAGGGGGAAAGTCGGCAATCCGAAACAACCGACGTATGGCAACGTCCGaattagcgcgtatctcaggGGTCCGTATGAACACCTATCTCACGCAGGCATAGTGCGACCAATAGCCGGTCGAGCACTCCCCTAATCTAAGCATGCTgctcggtgcactagcagatcggcatGGTAGCAAAACCCAAGGCTTGCGTGCTAAAAGCTTATCGTTTCATTTTCTACtggtacaacgctttgttaccgaagttttATCCTTCACTTGTGTTCGTTTAAGTACGTCTTAACGGCAGTGTGGTCTCGAAATACGGCGAGTACAttcgatgacgtgctgcttctgagatcatgctcagtgccttgactcaaggtGCTAAGCATGATCTTAGAATTCACTTATTGAGAAAAATTTTCTGGTTACATTGCTTCTAAAATTTTTGCATGCTAACCAAAACTGTTATGAACTGTTACGCTTCATTATTTTTTTGTTCCGAAGCGGAAGCAgtatataacttttttttttttcattggaacGAAACTAAAGCTAGTACGAAAAACATTTGTTCCTATATCCTGGTTTCAATATGTatgggacacattttaaatatccttactttaatcgatgctcttgctgttgatgcactaccTTGGAATACACTATTGTGTACGTAGTGTCTAAAAGGGTTAAACAGCATATTTTTCTCTGCGGCAGCCACTCCTTTGTTGCACACAATAATTTGAATGTTGGAAGTAATCGGCATTCTTGTCTCATGTTTCTCAAAAGCATTTCCTCTAAAAGACACCTTCAAACACTGATTTATCGCTTCAGCTTCACAATGTACTTGTTCGCTTTTTCCCTCTTGATTTACAAACTATAATCCGTCTGATTCTGTCACGCCATAAGATTCAGCCTAGTGAAGCGGAATTGATAAGAAAAGATCAATTAGAATCATGGTCCTCTGGTTCAATACCGTGTGGAACTTTGTTCATGGTAATGCTTATTCCAGAATTCATTCTTGATAATACCCGGGATGTTTCTTCTATTGAATATTTACCCATGGAATTTTACTGTCTTGCCATTTAGGATCATTCTAGGTGTTCATTCTTTGCCCTGCTTTTTGCCGAAGGTGAACTTTCTCTTCTGTGTCACTTTTTCTGGAGGTTTTGTAGTGATTGTCCTGTTCGTCAACGCCAGGGTACTGATATCCTGTCGTATGTATTTAAATGAATTCAGATACTCTCAAGCTGAAGAACAGCGGATTCATAGATTCACGCCTTTGTGGTATCTAATGCTCCCTTTCTTTTTAGCTGTGGATTGTGTGTTGACATTGTAGTAGCATGATGGAACTTTATTGAGTCATATTAAATATATTGCGCAATGTTTCATAAGATATtgtatgtacagcctttgtcaaagaAAAAGAGCCAGTAGGAGCACGAGCGCTGCTATGTATTTGAGGAATTCTTCGTGCTGGAATGCTGTGATGAGTGAATACTCTTTGATCCTTTGACAAACACAGCAGGAAGCCGACTAGACATTTCGTATTCATCTGTCATCAATGACATAATGGCTTTTACTTTTGAAAAAGGCTCTACGCTTAATGTTGTGCTACGTGGCCGGCAGAAGATGTTTATCCTTGATAACACTGTTGTTCTCCACTTACTCTGCCTACTTAGTGTATTTCTAGTAGACGAAGAATGCTGTATTCTCATCCCCACTAGGTAGCATTTGAAGAATGTGTGATCGCTTCTTTAGTGGCCGTGTGTTTGTGAATGTTTATTCATCTGTGAGACTGGTTTCTTCCCTATTTTTTTCTGGGGGCATGATAAGACGTCTTTTGTATTCATCTCGCATACCTCGCTGTAGTGCCTTAGCAGctgtggtgttgcactgctaagcacggaAGTCGTGGGGGTAAAATCTCGGCCCTGGCAGCCACATCTTTATGGGGGCAAAATGTGAAAATGCCCGTGTgttgtgcattgggtgcatgttaagaTTTAcaattggtcaaaattaataaTCAATCCCCTACTAGAGCGTCCcttataatcagatggtggttttgccacataaaaccccagagttCACTTATTGTTAAATCACATTTTTACTGCCTGTTGGATCTAATAGGTGCACTCCTTCGAGGAGCCTTCTTTCTTAGGAGTCTGTTTGAGCGACAGTGGAAGAATAGACTAGGTGTCTCAACGACGCTGCTGCGCCAATGATTTTTTTTGGTCGTGGAACATTGGGAAGTCAACCACAGCACCTAGTGCGGTGTGCGGGGATCCTCTGCCATGTGCATGCATAAAAGAATCGCTAGTAAATTGTCCCATATTTGACCGTGTTACCCGTCTAAGCTTCTTGTGAGCCTTTGGGAACCATGCTTAGGTATGTCCTCCTAAATATTTAAACTTAGTAGCACTATACAAACCTAAATGTGCTTCGCAACTCGTGCAAGTCCCCTGTAGAGACTATAGATTACTGGGGGAGCCACAAATAAATAATTTCTGGGGGTACTAGGCCACGGTTTCAGAGCTTTACGATACGACTTCACGGGCACACATGGGACAAAGCACAGAAAGGCGGTTTCAGCAGGATTCATTGTGACACTGGCAAATTGGCTCCTTGAATTGTGCTGCTTGTTGTCACTAACATTGTACTTATGCTGTTTAAAGCGAAAGCTACCCTACAGAAGTGGTCGCacatcaaatcaacacttctgtgcccaccgTGGTAGCTCTACAGCTATAGCACTGCCCAACATCGCAGGTTCGATCCCCACTGTGGCAGCCGGATTTcaatgggagtgaaatgcaaaatgTTCATGCACTTACATTTATGTGCACATTTTTCAAGAGTACCAGGGtatcaaaattattctggagtccgccactacagcgtgtctcataattagATTGTGGTTTTAACACTTACAGTCCCATAATTCTGCCAACACTTCTGCTGTGATGTGATGTGCCATGTGAAGCAGTGGCAATGCTCAGCCCTGCATAAACACTAagtttatttttttcattaagtAACATCTCGCAACACTCAGTAGTGAGAGAGCATACCCTGAGCACCAGGTGCATACTGAAATTAATAAATTGCACACATTGTTCGAAATGCATGCACTGGAAGAATAAAAGTGCAATTTTGAAAATTCGATAAACAATCATGACTGCACAGACATTTCCCAGCTGGATATATATTAATGCTTGAATGATGCTCTGAGTAGCTAGGGTAATATTATAACAATTCTTTATGACCAAAGCAATGCGTAAAAAGGAGCTGTACTCACAAATTAGAAACTTCAAAGGTTCTTGTACATCCAAACCAAAATGTATGCACTGCATTGATTGCCTGCTCAGCTCAGTACATCTCTATCATTGCCTGCATGTTAACGCACAGTCGAGGCTACAGTGCAGCAGTTTTCACCTGCGACGCAACACAAGCACATCTAGACAAGCACGGGCGAAAAACTTGCTGAAAACACCAACTACGACATTGTTTGACGATGCATGACCATACTGCAAATCAAGATCATAGAGAGAGTTCACTAGGTGTTTCCTGGTTGCATATTCACTTTTTCTTCGCAAACACCATGGCAAGAAGTAATACAGAAGCGGCAAGAGTGAGTAGTGCCATGGAAAAAGTAACATTGTGCATTAAAAGGTTGTTCTGTAGCAAAATATGTTAGCACAGGGCCTCCCGCTGCTAGCAGACAGAACATGATGGTCCTCCAGCACTGTAGCGCTCCTGTCGACAAAGGGAGGAAGCCTGAACGGAATTGTAGTCCGCTCACTCTGCACGCAGATGGTGCCGTCGAGACACGTGTCTCTTCTTCCACTGTGGTTTGAGCCATGTCATCTTCTTGTATATATAGAAATAACCTCACTGTAATTCTTTGTTAAAAACCCAATTCTTCTTTCTCCTACTACCACTATATTTTGCATTTCATTGTGTTGGGTGCTCCATAAAAGTTGAGTGATAGCACTTGgacgtttatttatttttcccaCTGAAAACCCTTTTTATGAGGTTTTTTCATTAGCACTAGCATCTGTGCATTCCTATTTTGCTATTAAGTGCAATTTGGGTTTCATTGTGCAGGTTCAAATCATTCATCCTGTCCAACGACTACCGAAGATGACAAGTTGCAGCAAGGACACCTCCACCACTGTGATCATTGTGACTATGAAACAGGAAAACTGTCTGATCTGAAAGCACACGTTAAGGCCCACACCGGAAAGCTGCCCTTTCAATGCCCTTTGTGCCCTTACAGCTTCTCACGCAGATGCCTCCTGGTTAGGCATTTGCGCGttcacacaggcgagaggccatatCAGTGCCCATCATGCTCTCTGAGCTTCTCACAAAAGGGCACACTTAACACACACCTGCGTGTCCACACTGGTGAACGGCCGTAtaaatgccatttgtgccctcagagcttctcacacaGAACCGCTCTAAATGTTCATTTGCGCATCCACTTGGGCGAGCGGCCATATCATTGCCCCTCCTGCTCTCGGACTTTTGTGGATAAGAGCCATCTGAATATTCACCAACGCATCCACTCAGGTGAGCGACCATATCAGTGCCCCTCATGCCCTCAGGCTTTTGTGAATAGCGGCCATCTGAATGTTCACCTACGCGTCCACTCAGGCGAGCGACCGTACAGCTGCACCATCTGCTCGAAGTCCTTTGCGCGGTCTGGTACCTTGAAGAAACATATGAAAACACAGCACCGTACTTGCACTGAGTAAGTCACCAGCCCTGTAGGTGTGCATCATGTATTAGGTAGAGTCAAGTTATGAATCTACATACCTGCGCAGTGTGCTGCATGGCATTGTGGTGCATCAGGAAGCAAGTGTTGATAAGTCTTTATATGTTTAACTGCCAAGCCACTTCACAAGATGTTTCGGCATAATCTAGCAAGTTGCAGGGAGAAAGGGCTGATATTGCTTTCATTTATGAAAGGTATCCTTTCATGTGCAGGCCTAACAAATTGAGAAGGGATCATCCCTCAACTTTGCTTTCAAAACACTGCTGTTTGCATTGAGATAGTCAAAATAAATTCTGAATGTTAGGCCAGTAATCTTGTTGGTCTCTGTGATGGAAAACTACTAACTTGCCGGTGTttccgttgggcccaggatccttttaataatgTCACGGCACTCGGGAGCTTTTTACATGAAGCACAGACTTTATATACACATGCTAACACGATACAGACAGTTTACATCTATGCGGACTCAGAAGTCGGTCGTCCTTccatataaacatgtgcctagtACTCGTGCGTCACCACTCGCCGTGTGCATCGTCATTGCGGTGCCCGTGACAGtggtcgttgtggctacgtagctgCTGTCGGGCACCAGCTCAACTGGTGCGATGTTGCGACGGCCATGTCCTACGCCGTCACCAccacgccgcaccttgtcgcgacatGGAAGCAGGGAAACAGCAGGCCAgtagagcaccaggccactgctgtaactgGCCGGTAACGTctgacctgcaacgcctcggcCACTAGAACggcgggctcggtcggcggacaggtagctcaggtgcc
This region of Dermacentor silvarum isolate Dsil-2018 chromosome 5, BIME_Dsil_1.4, whole genome shotgun sequence genomic DNA includes:
- the LOC119453729 gene encoding gastrula zinc finger protein XlCGF49.1-like, whose amino-acid sequence is MVLWFNTVWNFVHVQFGFHCAGSNHSSCPTTTEDDKLQQGHLHHCDHCDYETGKLSDLKAHVKAHTGKLPFQCPLCPYSFSRRCLLVRHLRVHTGERPYQCPSCSLSFSQKGTLNTHLRVHTGERPYKCHLCPQSFSHRTALNVHLRIHLGERPYHCPSCSRTFVDKSHLNIHQRIHSGERPYQCPSCPQAFVNSGHLNVHLRVHSGERPYSCTICSKSFARSGTLKKHMKTQHRTCTE